The following proteins come from a genomic window of Maribacter sp. HTCC2170:
- a CDS encoding energy transducer TonB, protein MQVKKNPNVDLNRNSGLYFVIGLTMVLFLTWRALEYKSYPKNDQIVEMMNVVEELKEDVPITEQIKTPPPPPPPSAPEIIEIVEDAAEIEETVIESTESSQDQIVEEVVDVDDVEVGDEEEDISVPFAIIENVPIFPGCESAKGNAARKACFQQKIQQHIKKEFSYPQIAAEMGIQGRVFVQFAINSKGYIDGIRTRGPDPGLEKEAARIVSSLPKMTPGMQRGRAVTVPYSIPVNFKLAIQ, encoded by the coding sequence ATGCAAGTTAAGAAGAACCCAAACGTTGATTTAAATCGCAATAGTGGCCTCTATTTTGTTATTGGCCTAACCATGGTCCTTTTTCTCACGTGGAGAGCCTTGGAATATAAATCTTATCCTAAAAACGATCAGATTGTAGAAATGATGAACGTGGTAGAAGAGCTTAAGGAAGATGTTCCGATTACCGAACAGATTAAAACACCGCCTCCGCCTCCGCCTCCGTCAGCACCGGAGATTATTGAGATTGTAGAGGATGCCGCAGAGATTGAGGAAACAGTTATTGAAAGTACTGAATCCAGTCAAGATCAGATTGTAGAAGAGGTAGTTGATGTTGATGATGTTGAAGTAGGAGACGAAGAAGAAGATATTTCAGTTCCGTTTGCAATTATTGAGAATGTGCCAATTTTTCCTGGTTGTGAAAGTGCAAAAGGGAATGCCGCACGTAAGGCTTGTTTCCAACAGAAAATACAACAGCACATCAAGAAAGAATTCAGTTACCCCCAAATTGCTGCAGAAATGGGTATTCAAGGACGGGTATTTGTTCAGTTCGCTATAAATTCAAAAGGATATATAGACGGAATTAGGACAAGAGGTCCAGATCCAGGGTTAGAGAAAGAAGCTGCTCGTATAGTTTCTTCGTTACCAAAAATGACACCTGGTATGCAAAGGGGTAGAGCGGTAACTGTACCTTACAGTATCCCCGTAAACTTTAAGTTGGCGATACAATAA
- a CDS encoding DoxX family protein, giving the protein MITIRNEKQLKNSMILLRLFIGWHFLYEGIIKLYNPDWTSFGYLASAQGPFRPLFLWMTSDSLISIADWGNMIALTFVGLSLVLGIFEKWGALVGACLLALYYLAHPSFPWVTQLNVEGSYWFINKNLIELVACVVIYQIPTSQFFGLQRILYNKKEEPKLS; this is encoded by the coding sequence ATGATAACAATTAGAAATGAAAAACAGCTGAAGAACAGCATGATATTGTTGCGGCTGTTCATAGGTTGGCACTTCTTATATGAAGGCATAATAAAACTATATAATCCCGATTGGACCTCTTTTGGGTACTTGGCATCGGCCCAGGGCCCTTTTCGTCCCTTATTTTTATGGATGACCAGCGATTCGCTCATAAGCATTGCCGATTGGGGCAATATGATCGCCCTAACCTTTGTGGGGCTCTCCTTGGTACTCGGTATTTTTGAAAAATGGGGTGCTTTGGTAGGTGCCTGTTTATTGGCATTGTACTATCTGGCACACCCTTCATTCCCCTGGGTAACCCAATTGAACGTGGAGGGTAGCTATTGGTTCATCAATAAAAACTTGATAGAACTTGTTGCCTGTGTCGTGATTTATCAAATACCCACTTCGCAGTTTTTTGGACTACAGCGAATTTTGTACAATAAAAAGGAAGAACCTAAACTTAGTTAA
- a CDS encoding cupin domain-containing protein, whose translation MKQSNTQWVLGHKVTPYDTTGDYDLMMGETPPQVPGPPPHLHHSYKESFLIVEGEMEFMMNGEIKLVRAGEAIDIPPETLHTFGNKSDQICKWVNIHSPKGFRKFFEQTGIPVGDDNAQSKSVDPAVIQKVIQTAADYDMHIEI comes from the coding sequence ATGAAACAATCAAACACGCAATGGGTCTTGGGGCATAAAGTTACTCCGTACGATACAACCGGTGATTATGATTTAATGATGGGGGAGACCCCTCCCCAAGTTCCTGGGCCACCACCTCATCTACATCACAGTTACAAAGAATCTTTTCTGATTGTAGAGGGCGAAATGGAATTTATGATGAATGGTGAAATTAAATTGGTAAGGGCTGGAGAAGCGATTGATATTCCGCCTGAAACCTTGCACACATTTGGGAATAAAAGCGACCAAATTTGCAAATGGGTGAATATTCATAGTCCAAAAGGATTTCGTAAGTTTTTCGAACAGACGGGAATACCTGTTGGTGATGATAATGCCCAATCAAAATCTGTGGACCCAGCTGTTATTCAAAAAGTGATTCAAACCGCTGCGGATTATGACATGCATATCGAAATTTAA
- a CDS encoding Gfo/Idh/MocA family protein, with protein sequence MKFTRRDALKGLGGIPLMGAVWWAGAANTVAKKRERSAILEQLNIQPSLPTAVPAIGGKPIRVGIIGFGIRGEQLCRALGFATNEWKDDMRLAAEENPKHSALKDFEAQDKLNVQLAGICDIFDYRANRALSSFNTEDNKMERFRTHQEMIRSGKIDAVVIATPDHWHAPMSIDALENNIHVYVEKPMTHTVEETYRLREAARNSKATLQVGHQHRQTLSFQTAKDIIQKGTLGHISLIQTNTNRNDDNGAWMYDIHPEASPETIDWELFLGPAPKVPFNKNHFFRWRKWWAYGSGLSGDLLSHDYDRLNCVLEMGIPDSVMTSGGIYTHRDGRNVPDVLNVNMEYPNFSTGSSQKSGKEKGMTFVYSATLGNGFSRPTHLMGHDGTMELGNRLTIWPDSRSTRYADMVEEGKMSPGVPIYQYDPSASSPDAVASATSQYFADKGLMWTYINGARVDSTFLHMREWLSSARNGGKLSCGIKEGFEEAIASHMAGLSYKLGRRIEWDNETETLKSIEGIDFDEALLASI encoded by the coding sequence ATGAAATTTACAAGAAGAGACGCATTAAAGGGTTTGGGAGGAATTCCGCTGATGGGAGCCGTATGGTGGGCAGGTGCCGCTAACACAGTTGCCAAGAAAAGAGAACGTTCCGCAATATTGGAACAATTGAACATACAACCCTCATTACCAACTGCGGTACCCGCCATTGGTGGAAAACCCATTCGAGTGGGTATCATAGGTTTTGGTATTCGTGGTGAACAACTTTGCCGTGCCCTTGGTTTTGCCACCAATGAATGGAAAGATGATATGCGATTGGCAGCAGAAGAAAACCCCAAACATTCGGCCTTGAAGGATTTTGAGGCGCAAGATAAATTGAACGTGCAATTAGCAGGTATCTGCGACATTTTTGACTATCGTGCGAACAGGGCACTAAGTTCATTCAATACGGAGGATAACAAAATGGAGCGTTTTAGAACCCATCAAGAGATGATCCGTTCCGGTAAGATCGATGCCGTTGTCATAGCCACTCCCGACCATTGGCATGCACCAATGTCTATTGATGCTTTGGAGAACAATATTCACGTGTATGTTGAGAAACCAATGACCCATACGGTTGAAGAGACCTATAGGTTGCGGGAAGCTGCACGCAATTCTAAAGCCACACTTCAAGTAGGGCACCAACATCGGCAAACATTAAGTTTTCAAACGGCGAAAGATATTATCCAAAAAGGAACACTGGGGCACATATCGTTGATACAGACCAATACAAACCGTAACGACGATAATGGCGCTTGGATGTATGATATTCACCCTGAGGCAAGTCCTGAAACCATTGATTGGGAACTATTCTTAGGCCCAGCACCCAAAGTACCTTTCAATAAAAATCATTTTTTTAGATGGCGTAAATGGTGGGCCTATGGCTCCGGTCTTTCCGGTGATCTTTTGTCCCACGACTATGATCGTTTGAACTGTGTTCTCGAAATGGGAATTCCGGATTCGGTGATGACCTCTGGTGGTATTTACACGCATAGAGATGGGCGTAATGTTCCCGATGTGCTTAATGTGAATATGGAGTATCCCAATTTTAGCACAGGAAGCAGTCAAAAGTCTGGTAAGGAAAAGGGGATGACCTTTGTTTATAGCGCCACTTTAGGAAACGGTTTTAGCCGTCCTACACACCTTATGGGTCATGACGGAACCATGGAACTTGGCAATCGTTTGACCATTTGGCCCGATAGCAGGTCTACCCGATATGCTGATATGGTAGAGGAAGGAAAAATGAGCCCAGGGGTTCCTATTTATCAATATGACCCCAGTGCATCTTCTCCTGATGCCGTAGCATCGGCCACATCGCAATATTTTGCCGATAAAGGTTTAATGTGGACCTATATTAACGGGGCACGGGTTGATTCTACTTTCTTGCATATGCGTGAATGGTTGAGCAGTGCCCGTAACGGAGGAAAACTGAGTTGTGGAATAAAAGAAGGTTTTGAAGAGGCAATTGCTTCCCATATGGCCGGACTTTCCTATAAATTGGGCAGGCGTATCGAATGGGATAACGAAACAGAAACTTTAAAATCTATAGAAGGTATTGACTTTGATGAGGCACTTCTTGCTTCTATTTAA
- a CDS encoding DUF2188 domain-containing protein, with translation MPKSNRSRSWIDILSELIEVFFKSAGRSKRGRTWHQHVVPYEDDWAVRREGNKRITSKHRRQDTAIRKAKTLARKHKADVIIHRSDGTIRDRINYD, from the coding sequence ATGCCGAAAAGTAACAGATCCAGATCTTGGATAGATATTTTGAGTGAATTGATTGAGGTCTTTTTTAAGAGCGCTGGCCGCAGCAAACGCGGTAGAACCTGGCACCAACATGTGGTACCCTATGAAGACGATTGGGCGGTACGTCGCGAGGGGAATAAACGTATTACCTCTAAACACCGGCGCCAGGATACGGCCATTCGTAAAGCAAAAACACTGGCCAGAAAACACAAGGCCGATGTGATTATTCATAGGTCAGATGGTACTATTAGGGACCGTATCAATTATGATTGA
- a CDS encoding class I SAM-dependent DNA methyltransferase: MNKKSFTENSYNKAADAYWEKVETVDQYNTWYDAFLELLPQNANILELGCGPGNVTQYVLNKRPDLHITGTDLASKMLALAKKNNPDAEFFKLDCREITTLNQKFDAIVGAFVMPYLNLEESAKLILDCASLLNSNGTLFISTMEGDYNQSGFENTTFSGDDKVYIHYHQAAAIKQNLKRNGFEIVHFIKQACPEPDGRIFTDMIVVARKI; the protein is encoded by the coding sequence ATGAATAAGAAGTCATTTACCGAAAATAGCTACAACAAGGCTGCCGACGCCTATTGGGAAAAGGTGGAAACCGTGGACCAATACAATACATGGTATGATGCTTTTCTAGAATTGTTGCCTCAAAACGCCAACATCTTAGAGCTGGGTTGCGGGCCTGGTAATGTAACCCAATATGTACTGAACAAAAGACCCGACCTTCATATTACCGGAACGGACTTGGCCTCGAAAATGCTTGCTTTGGCCAAAAAAAACAATCCCGATGCCGAGTTTTTTAAGTTGGATTGTCGGGAGATTACTACCCTAAATCAAAAGTTCGATGCAATTGTTGGTGCTTTTGTTATGCCCTATTTGAATTTAGAGGAATCCGCCAAATTGATCTTGGATTGTGCTTCTCTATTGAATAGTAACGGCACACTCTTTATAAGTACTATGGAAGGTGATTACAACCAATCGGGTTTTGAAAACACTACATTTAGCGGTGACGACAAAGTCTATATTCATTACCATCAAGCAGCGGCCATAAAACAAAATTTAAAACGTAATGGTTTTGAAATAGTACACTTTATAAAACAAGCCTGTCCTGAGCCCGATGGTCGTATTTTCACCGATATGATTGTTGTAGCCCGTAAAATTTAA
- a CDS encoding TerB family tellurite resistance protein, translating into MEFSIAEKLALVKAVDEVIYVDGNVDVEEMVFMSQLMDTLNFDRILVEEARGISAKESLSILKNMTFEKKQSLSKVLNEMASVDGELNKKEYRLIFNILHEVGIGQDLKEQ; encoded by the coding sequence ATGGAATTTAGTATAGCTGAAAAATTGGCCTTGGTAAAGGCAGTGGATGAAGTGATCTACGTAGATGGTAATGTGGACGTAGAGGAAATGGTCTTTATGAGCCAATTAATGGATACCTTGAATTTTGATCGTATACTTGTTGAGGAGGCCCGTGGTATTTCGGCCAAAGAAAGTCTATCGATCCTTAAAAATATGACCTTCGAAAAAAAGCAATCACTATCCAAAGTGCTAAATGAAATGGCAAGTGTTGATGGCGAATTAAACAAGAAAGAATACCGCTTGATCTTTAATATTCTTCATGAAGTAGGTATTGGTCAAGACCTTAAGGAACAATAG